A genomic window from Bacteroidales bacterium includes:
- the hydF gene encoding [FeFe] hydrogenase H-cluster maturation GTPase HydF: MKGRDAKPHIGIFGRRNNGKSSLINVLAGQEVAIVSREPGTTTDPVRKSMEISDIGPVVMIDTAGTDDTGELGNKRVGRTREVIKTIDLGILLLAHRSFNREEMAIIEQFNKWEVPYLVVHNKSDLEAADDLFRQEVRAATGLELIEFSTLLPDNKEELIGLIKAAIPETAYLSKSLVGDIISQGDLVLLITPIDEEAPEGRMILPQVQTIRDILDNDAIAVVAKEREIDTLIRRLSPEPALVITDSQVFKKADASIPDHIPLTSFSTVLARYKGDFESYLQGTPRLSMLKDGDKILILESCTHHVSCDDIGRMKIPRWLSAFTGHKLEYQVVAGLGEVPGQITDYSMVIQCGGCMITRKQLINRLKPAIEAGIPVSNYGMAIAYMHGIYERAVAPFVKLESDSLTYL, translated from the coding sequence GACCGACCCGGTCAGAAAATCCATGGAAATTTCCGATATCGGACCGGTTGTGATGATCGATACCGCAGGTACGGACGATACCGGCGAACTGGGTAACAAACGGGTGGGAAGGACCCGTGAGGTCATCAAGACCATTGATCTGGGAATCCTGCTGCTGGCCCACAGGAGCTTCAACAGGGAAGAGATGGCCATCATTGAGCAGTTTAACAAATGGGAGGTCCCCTACCTGGTCGTACATAACAAATCGGACCTGGAAGCTGCAGACGACTTATTCAGACAAGAGGTCCGGGCAGCAACGGGCCTGGAACTTATTGAGTTCTCCACGCTCCTCCCCGACAATAAAGAGGAGCTTATCGGACTCATTAAGGCGGCCATCCCCGAAACTGCCTATCTCTCCAAATCGCTGGTGGGAGATATTATCTCCCAGGGGGACCTGGTTCTTTTGATCACCCCTATCGACGAGGAAGCTCCCGAAGGGCGTATGATCCTTCCACAGGTGCAGACTATCCGGGATATTCTGGACAATGATGCCATAGCCGTGGTCGCCAAGGAAAGAGAGATTGACACCCTGATCCGGAGACTGAGTCCGGAACCTGCCCTGGTGATCACCGACAGCCAGGTATTTAAAAAGGCGGATGCCTCCATCCCCGATCATATACCTTTAACCAGCTTCTCTACAGTACTGGCAAGATACAAAGGGGATTTTGAAAGCTATCTCCAGGGAACACCCCGGCTCTCGATGCTTAAGGATGGAGATAAGATCCTGATCCTGGAGTCCTGCACGCACCATGTTTCCTGCGATGATATTGGAAGAATGAAGATTCCCAGGTGGCTGTCCGCCTTTACCGGACACAAGCTGGAATATCAGGTGGTGGCAGGACTGGGAGAGGTCCCCGGACAAATAACAGATTACAGTATGGTCATTCAGTGCGGGGGGTGCATGATTACGCGAAAACAATTAATCAACAGACTAAAACCGGCTATTGAAGCCGGGATTCCGGTAAGCAATTATGGCATGGCCATCGCCTATATGCATGGGATTTATGAACGGGCAGTGGCGCCATTTGTGAAACTTGAATCCGATTCTTTGACCTATTTATAG
- the hydE gene encoding [FeFe] hydrogenase H-cluster radical SAM maturase HydE, which produces MGVKEILEGGKLGREDIITLLEADGAEKRLLFQTANEIKLREIGNKVHFRGLVEFSNICGKDCYYCGIRKSNREVHRYNLNDEQILEAARFAYENGYGSFVMQAGELESPAFTLRVEKLLGEIKKLSKGRLGITLSLGEQKEEVFRRWFDAGAHRYLLRIESSNPDLYQRYHPSDTLHDYVRRLTSLKTLQRIGYQTGTGVMIGLPFQTAGDLADDLLFMKHFDIDMVGMGPYIEHRHTPLFQYRSELLPIEERFDLSLKMIATLRIMMKDVNIAAATALQAIDPLGREKAVKVGANIIMPNITPGKYRNDYSLYENKPCMDEEPEECRNCLDVRVQLADGEIGYHEWGDSKHFHKRVAGE; this is translated from the coding sequence ATGGGAGTGAAAGAGATACTGGAAGGCGGAAAGCTGGGGAGGGAAGATATCATCACCCTGCTTGAAGCGGACGGGGCGGAGAAGCGACTGCTTTTCCAGACGGCCAATGAGATTAAACTACGGGAAATAGGCAATAAAGTCCATTTCAGGGGACTTGTAGAGTTTTCCAACATTTGCGGAAAGGACTGCTATTACTGCGGCATCCGGAAATCGAACAGGGAAGTGCACCGGTATAACCTGAACGATGAACAAATCCTGGAAGCGGCCCGCTTTGCTTATGAAAACGGATATGGATCCTTTGTGATGCAGGCGGGCGAGCTGGAGTCGCCGGCTTTTACTCTCAGAGTGGAAAAGCTGCTCGGGGAGATAAAAAAGCTCTCAAAGGGAAGGCTGGGGATTACTCTCTCCCTGGGAGAACAAAAGGAGGAGGTGTTCAGGAGGTGGTTCGATGCAGGAGCTCACAGATATCTGCTGCGGATCGAAAGCTCCAATCCGGATCTGTATCAGCGTTACCACCCCTCCGATACGCTTCATGATTATGTCAGAAGGCTGACCTCCCTGAAAACTCTTCAGAGAATTGGTTACCAGACGGGTACGGGTGTAATGATTGGTCTGCCTTTCCAGACTGCCGGAGACCTGGCCGACGACCTCCTGTTCATGAAACATTTCGATATCGATATGGTGGGCATGGGCCCTTACATCGAGCACCGGCACACTCCGCTGTTTCAATACAGGAGCGAGCTGCTACCCATTGAAGAACGCTTCGACCTGTCCCTGAAGATGATAGCCACCCTGAGAATCATGATGAAGGATGTGAATATTGCAGCGGCCACAGCCCTTCAGGCCATTGATCCCCTGGGAAGGGAAAAAGCCGTTAAAGTGGGTGCCAATATCATTATGCCCAATATCACACCGGGAAAGTACCGGAACGACTACTCCCTTTACGAGAACAAACCCTGTATGGATGAAGAACCGGAAGAATGCAGGAACTGCCTGGACGTAAGAGTGCAACTGGCCGACGGGGAAATCGGATATCATGAGTGGGGCGATTCCAAACACTTTCACAAAAGAGTTGCCGGTGAATAG
- a CDS encoding polysaccharide deacetylase family protein, with amino-acid sequence MSGAIPNTFTKELPVNRLTYLLATLGVLLVPLLKVISQPSRSPYQSLYGAIIRGDTSRPELALVFTGDEYADGGRHIAGVLAEEEVKAAFFLTGKFYRNPDFRNIIEILRDQGHYLGAHSDQHLLYCSWESRDSLLIDREQFDQDLLANYRVMKLFGISREAAPYFLPPYEWYNDSIALWTRDLGLQLINHSPGTLSHADYTVPGTPSYRGSQEIFRSILEYENSSLTGLNGFILLFHVGTVPERRDKFYLYLENLLKELKFRGYRFKRIDTLLEQSKF; translated from the coding sequence ATGAGTGGGGCGATTCCAAACACTTTCACAAAAGAGTTGCCGGTGAATAGGCTCACCTATCTGCTTGCGACCCTGGGGGTACTGCTGGTGCCACTCCTGAAAGTGATCTCTCAGCCATCCCGATCGCCTTATCAAAGCCTTTATGGGGCGATTATTCGAGGCGACACTTCCAGACCGGAACTGGCCCTGGTCTTTACCGGCGATGAGTATGCCGATGGAGGAAGGCATATCGCCGGAGTACTGGCCGAAGAAGAAGTAAAGGCAGCTTTTTTCCTTACCGGTAAATTTTACAGGAATCCTGACTTCAGGAACATCATAGAAATCCTTCGGGATCAGGGTCACTACCTGGGCGCCCACTCCGACCAGCACCTGCTCTACTGTTCCTGGGAAAGCCGCGACAGTCTTTTAATTGACAGGGAACAGTTCGATCAGGATTTGTTGGCAAACTACCGCGTCATGAAGCTTTTTGGTATTTCCAGGGAAGCTGCCCCTTATTTTCTTCCTCCCTATGAATGGTACAATGACTCGATTGCCTTATGGACCCGTGATCTGGGATTACAACTGATCAACCATAGTCCGGGAACCCTGTCCCATGCCGATTACACAGTTCCGGGCACACCATCTTACCGCGGCAGCCAGGAGATTTTCCGTTCCATCCTGGAATATGAAAACTCATCATTGACTGGCTTAAACGGTTTTATACTACTCTTCCATGTGGGGACCGTTCCAGAAAGAAGGGATAAATTCTATCTGTATCTGGAAAACCTGCTTAAGGAGCTGAAGTTCCGGGGATACAGATTCAAACGGATTGATACACTTCTCGAACAGAGCAAATTTTAG
- a CDS encoding PHP domain-containing protein has protein sequence MKADLHIHSRFSNDGELEIGDIIQKCRENRVNLFSVTDHNCIAGSRLAAGLSLKEKEIEFIPGIEIDCNYQGTDLHLLGYQINLSSNDFDFLEQNVRRKYFAAVPEMIKNLSRLGIEIDRAEVMGRSGGEPPSAELFAELLLEKPHQQLNSRLRPYLPGGERSDMPLINFYLDYFAQGKPAYVKIDHLPFEEALDLVRRNGGIPIVAHPGLNLEGREEMVHELLDRGAAGLEVFNNYHSREQVAWFAGETIKKGVLMTCGSDFHGNTKPRISLGSYLLLEPFGSYLQESLNIIRMHAEKQHKK, from the coding sequence ATGAAAGCTGACCTGCATATCCATTCCCGGTTCAGTAACGATGGTGAACTTGAGATCGGCGATATCATTCAAAAGTGCCGCGAAAACCGGGTCAATCTTTTTTCCGTCACGGATCATAACTGCATTGCCGGTTCCCGGCTGGCAGCCGGTCTTAGCCTGAAAGAAAAGGAAATAGAATTTATTCCCGGAATCGAAATTGACTGCAACTATCAGGGCACTGACCTTCATCTGCTTGGATATCAGATCAATTTGAGCAGCAATGATTTTGATTTTCTGGAGCAAAATGTCCGGCGGAAATATTTTGCTGCCGTTCCTGAAATGATCAAAAACCTGTCCCGACTGGGTATTGAGATCGACCGGGCGGAGGTGATGGGCCGGTCTGGCGGAGAACCACCCAGTGCGGAGCTCTTTGCCGAATTGCTTCTTGAAAAGCCCCACCAGCAGCTGAATTCCAGGCTCCGACCCTATTTACCGGGGGGAGAGCGAAGCGATATGCCCCTGATCAACTTCTACCTGGACTACTTTGCACAGGGAAAGCCCGCCTATGTAAAGATCGATCACCTCCCCTTCGAGGAGGCCCTTGATCTGGTTCGAAGAAACGGGGGGATTCCCATCGTGGCACATCCTGGCCTCAACCTGGAAGGGCGGGAGGAAATGGTTCATGAACTTCTGGACCGGGGAGCCGCCGGTCTGGAGGTGTTCAATAACTATCACAGCAGGGAGCAGGTGGCCTGGTTCGCCGGGGAAACAATAAAAAAGGGTGTTTTGATGACCTGCGGAAGCGACTTTCACGGAAACACCAAACCACGCATTTCATTGGGAAGCTACCTGCTCCTGGAACCATTCGGCAGCTATCTGCAGGAGAGCCTGAACATCATCCGGATGCACGCTGAAAAACAGCATAAGAAATAA
- the hydG gene encoding [FeFe] hydrogenase H-cluster radical SAM maturase HydG — translation MIYDPQAYAIEDKAMVPFISESEIEEILAGAKPDRNLVREIIHKSLDKKRLSMQETAVLLNATDPELVEEIKAGARTLKEQVYGKRIVLFAPLYVGNLCVNNCEYCGFRSSNKSQKRTTLTREELIREVELLEDMGQKRLILVYGEHPKYSPEFIAETVRTVYQVKKGKGEIRRVNINAAPLDIQGFRTVQKAGIGTYQVFQETYHRGSYSIYHTGGVKKDYDWRLSALDRAQEAGIDDVGIGALFGLYDWRFEVLGLIRHVNHLEAVYHVGPHTISFPRLQKASHVKYDEKWLLSDADFTRMVAILRLAVPYTGLILTAREPAAIRDEVLQFGVSQIDGGTRIEMKGYSGKEQEQDLDAEQFQISDNRSLAEVMEELIDNDYLPSFCTACYRAGRTGEHFMEFSVPGFIKRYCTPNAMLTMAEYLEDYAQNGTKEKGYRLIHKNLAEMEPNKFKRRLEERLELVKQGKRDLYF, via the coding sequence ATGATCTACGATCCACAAGCTTATGCCATAGAGGACAAGGCCATGGTCCCGTTTATTTCTGAAAGCGAGATTGAAGAGATACTTGCTGGGGCAAAACCCGACCGCAATCTGGTGCGGGAAATTATTCACAAATCATTAGATAAGAAGCGGCTCTCCATGCAGGAGACCGCCGTGCTTCTGAATGCCACCGATCCGGAACTGGTGGAGGAGATCAAGGCGGGGGCCCGGACCCTGAAAGAACAGGTCTATGGGAAGCGGATTGTGCTTTTTGCTCCCCTCTATGTGGGGAACCTCTGCGTTAATAACTGTGAGTATTGCGGGTTCCGGTCCTCCAACAAGAGCCAGAAACGTACCACTCTGACCCGGGAAGAGTTGATCCGGGAGGTGGAGCTTCTCGAGGATATGGGGCAAAAGCGACTGATTTTGGTTTATGGAGAGCATCCCAAATATTCTCCTGAATTTATCGCCGAAACCGTCCGGACGGTTTACCAGGTGAAGAAAGGCAAAGGGGAGATACGCAGAGTCAATATTAACGCAGCTCCCCTGGATATTCAGGGATTCAGGACCGTTCAAAAAGCCGGGATAGGAACCTATCAGGTCTTCCAGGAAACCTACCACCGGGGTTCCTATTCCATTTATCATACCGGGGGGGTGAAAAAGGACTATGACTGGAGGCTTTCCGCACTGGACCGTGCTCAGGAGGCAGGGATCGATGATGTGGGAATAGGGGCCCTCTTTGGTCTTTACGACTGGCGTTTTGAAGTGCTGGGACTTATACGTCATGTGAATCACCTGGAGGCGGTGTACCATGTGGGACCGCATACGATTTCCTTTCCCCGTCTCCAGAAGGCTTCCCATGTAAAATACGATGAAAAGTGGCTGCTCAGTGATGCGGATTTCACCCGCATGGTAGCCATTCTTCGCCTGGCCGTTCCTTATACGGGACTGATCCTGACCGCCAGGGAACCGGCAGCTATTCGTGATGAGGTGCTTCAGTTCGGAGTCTCGCAGATCGATGGGGGCACCCGCATTGAAATGAAGGGTTATTCGGGGAAAGAACAGGAACAGGATCTGGATGCCGAACAGTTTCAGATCAGCGATAACCGTTCCCTGGCAGAGGTGATGGAGGAGCTGATCGATAATGATTACCTCCCGTCCTTCTGCACGGCCTGCTATCGTGCCGGGCGTACCGGGGAACACTTTATGGAGTTTTCCGTACCCGGATTTATCAAACGTTACTGTACTCCCAACGCCATGCTGACCATGGCCGAATACCTGGAGGATTATGCACAGAACGGAACCAAAGAGAAAGGTTACCGGCTGATTCATAAGAACCTGGCGGAGATGGAACCGAACAAGTTTAAACGCAGGCTTGAAGAGAGGCTGGAGCTGGTAAAGCAGGGAAAAAGGGATCTCTATTTCTGA
- a CDS encoding DUF6263 family protein → MKNLHLFVAFILLVNPGGLLQAQEPPLAYRLQTGESYFLLTDLQQSTHSESMDREEISFYNLTRVEYTVDSVDLRGHFHMSVRYRDLLISMLAPQLKIDISSASGRNQLLSEMVDMLEQSDFQAVMTPRGELLGLEGLEENFARLASLPVKDTAEHQVIFKTLEETYGPDAFKSLHNLFVWIYPVLYPMSNWTNDITYHFNTKPVQMVNRYVLAKFTEDIIVIQGLGMLNSKKEFFETTGMGKVKSTVSGSQTYDFQMDLESGWLNRCISRQRVTIETTILESNYLPSGLRIPSYTETVFELSGGKMEKNPEKQRK, encoded by the coding sequence ATGAAAAACCTCCATCTATTTGTTGCTTTTATTCTGCTTGTGAATCCCGGCGGTCTGCTGCAGGCTCAGGAGCCCCCCCTTGCCTACAGGCTGCAGACCGGAGAAAGTTATTTTCTGCTTACAGACCTGCAACAGAGTACCCACTCGGAATCCATGGACCGTGAAGAAATCTCTTTTTATAATCTGACCAGGGTGGAATACACGGTCGATTCGGTGGATCTGAGAGGTCATTTCCATATGAGTGTTCGTTACAGGGACCTGCTGATCTCCATGCTTGCGCCCCAGCTGAAGATTGACATCAGTTCAGCATCGGGGAGGAATCAGCTGCTTTCAGAGATGGTGGATATGCTGGAACAGTCTGACTTTCAAGCGGTAATGACACCCAGGGGCGAATTGCTCGGCCTGGAAGGTCTGGAGGAGAACTTTGCCCGCCTGGCATCACTGCCGGTGAAGGATACAGCAGAACACCAGGTCATATTTAAAACACTGGAGGAAACCTATGGTCCGGATGCCTTTAAAAGTCTCCATAACCTCTTTGTATGGATATACCCGGTACTGTATCCCATGAGCAACTGGACCAACGATATCACCTACCACTTCAATACCAAGCCCGTTCAGATGGTCAACCGCTACGTTCTTGCCAAATTCACAGAGGATATCATCGTGATTCAGGGATTGGGCATGCTGAACTCCAAAAAAGAGTTTTTTGAAACCACCGGTATGGGTAAAGTAAAATCAACCGTTTCGGGAAGTCAGACTTACGATTTTCAGATGGACCTGGAAAGCGGGTGGCTGAACAGATGCATTTCCCGACAGCGGGTCACGATAGAAACCACCATTCTCGAAAGCAACTATCTGCCCTCCGGACTCCGGATACCCTCTTACACAGAGACCGTATTTGAGCTCAGCGGAGGCAAAATGGAAAAAAACCCTGAAAAACAGAGAAAATGA